From Arctopsyche grandis isolate Sample6627 chromosome 12, ASM5162203v2, whole genome shotgun sequence, one genomic window encodes:
- the LOC143920580 gene encoding uncharacterized protein LOC143920580: MECVRSAKPGTCLTAVDDTDDVSETISESNLQRFIRCYETCEALWDPCDKNYLNKSKKDEYLNKLLKIYKSMKSNATTQDVRNKLNCLRSNYRKELKKIDDANRLGEVYIPTSTTFHALGFLSTVNRGDENPEPVAKHNEPTTSSQSPQKPVDLIVLVWSEKLKELSPTQRLYAEKAINNVLFEAQLNDLNRNSGQVNSFSPSSAPFTSYLCTPPPIIHIPENFNNNSNSNPTGIKIKKGLPSPIIIKRPRNNVATINALKFISKQCSVKNLFEQFKP; encoded by the exons ATGGAGTGTGTAAGAAGCGCCAAACCCGGTACGTGCTTGACAGCCGTGGATGACACCGATGATGTTTCAGAGACCATATCGGAATCGAATTTACAAAGATTCATTCGTTGTTACGAGACTTGCGAGGCATTATGGGACCCGTGTGACAAGAATTACCTTAATAAATCTAAAAAAGATGAATACTTAaataagcttttaaaaatatataagtcaATGAAGTCGAACGCGACAACACAAGACGTGAGGAATAAATTAAACTGTCTTCGCAGCAACTACAG GAAagagttgaaaaaaattgacgacGCAAATAGGTTGGGTGAAGTTTACATCCCGACATCCACAACATTTCACGCACTCGGGTTTTTATCCACAGTAAATAGAGGTGATGAAAATCCTGAGCCGGTGGCAAAACACAATGAGCCCACAACTTCTTCCCAATCTCCCCAAAAACCTGTTGATCTAATTGTTCTGGTATGGTCTGAGAAATTGAAAGAACTCAGTCCTACCCAGAGACTATACGCTGAAAAAGCTATCAACAACGTATTATTTGAAGCCCAACTTAATGACTTAAATAGAAACTCTGGACAAGTTAATTCTTTTTCACCATCATCAGCCCCATTTACGTCTTACTTGTGCACGCCGCCACCCATAATTCACATACCAGAAAACTTCAATAACAATTCCAACTCCAATCCAACAGGCATAAAAATCAAAAAGGGGCTGCCTTCTCCAATTATTATAAAACGTCCACGAAATAACGTAGCCACGATAAacgcattaaaatttatttctaagCAATGCTCAGTAAAAAATCTTTTTGAACAGTTCAAACCATAA